One window from the genome of Fulvivirga lutea encodes:
- a CDS encoding SusC/RagA family TonB-linked outer membrane protein, protein MKKFLLLSFMLMFAFAFSDSWAQERTVSGKVTSIEDGSSLPGVNVVLKGTTTGTVTDIDGNFKLSVPSDGGTLVFSFIGLATEEVAIGSRSVIDIQMSPDVQQLSEVVVTAVGIQREAKALGYGVERVGGDKVSGVSEPDALRAMQGKVAGVNIGGSSSAPGSATRITIRGNSSLLGNNQPLFVVDGIPYNNDTNGSGPGFNSDQLTGGGAFGSRFQDLDPNNIESVNVLKGAAAAALYGTRAANGVIVITTKTGSSGASKKGLEISYTGNFAMEEVANLPDYQNSYGTGTNFNYQQVNGSWGAPFVGAKPYATTTEIPHWYDGVIGLEEFWGTTVPYRAYPDNVKDFFQTGTFLENSLRVSGGNEKAQSTLVVSRAKQEGIVPNTQFNRTNVSLGGQTQLDNGLNVGGNLQYTSSVQESFQGGANNAIGNGSAFARTLYLGRNWDLHGQPFQNPLTNASVFMVGPGQADNPLWSVENAGIESETDRYVASFNLSYDVLDWLNLTYRLGVNGYNQTTTDYFRPGSRGAGGSGQIINAYDRFQEIESNFIVTVTKDITEDISFRGILGHNINQRTGEGQRYTGIGYVDFFINDIDNTNSVIPSGGTFFQRRLIGAYTDMNFGYRDFLFLNLTARNDWSSTLPEDNRSFFYPAVSTSFIFTDAFDLQSNVLSFGKIRASWAQVGNDTAPYQIVPVFLLNANGLAQAGATALPFNGTSGSTLSNIARDPNLKPEQTSEFELGLETKFFNNRLGLDVAVYERTSTDQIVQVAIPAETGFTSLLTNGGELSNTGIELTLTATPLKLSNGFQWDFVGTFTHNKNVIESLRPGSDELVLGNTFAGSVQSVHLPGEEYGLIRGSVNSRDDEGNLLIDPANGQLIPALNPEIIGNPNPDFIVGITNSFSWKGLSLSAVLDWRQGGDLYSVTNLSLLGRGVTKDTEDREVNKIIPGVYGDPNTNEPIRDENGDKIPNTTMVEVNTLYFGQSFAINGQDEWSIWDATVVRLREVTLGYTLPKSLLEKTPFGSAKVTLSGRNLWYNAPNFPEASNFDPEVSQFGNTNLQGYEFTSAPSTRRYGVTVNLTF, encoded by the coding sequence ATGAAGAAGTTTTTACTGCTTAGTTTCATGTTGATGTTCGCATTCGCGTTCAGCGATTCGTGGGCTCAAGAGCGCACTGTGTCGGGAAAAGTCACCTCTATCGAGGATGGTTCATCTCTACCCGGTGTTAACGTTGTACTAAAAGGTACAACCACAGGTACTGTTACCGACATTGATGGTAACTTCAAGTTAAGTGTACCTTCTGATGGTGGTACATTAGTATTTTCATTTATTGGATTGGCGACTGAAGAAGTAGCTATCGGTTCGCGATCTGTAATTGATATTCAGATGTCACCGGATGTTCAGCAGCTTTCAGAAGTTGTAGTAACAGCGGTAGGTATCCAAAGAGAAGCAAAAGCACTGGGTTATGGTGTAGAAAGAGTAGGAGGCGATAAAGTATCAGGTGTATCAGAACCAGATGCTTTGAGAGCGATGCAAGGAAAAGTAGCCGGTGTTAATATTGGAGGATCTAGTAGTGCACCAGGTAGTGCTACACGTATTACTATTAGAGGTAACTCCTCTTTATTAGGTAATAACCAACCTTTGTTCGTAGTGGATGGTATCCCATATAATAATGATACTAATGGATCAGGTCCGGGGTTCAATAGTGACCAGTTAACGGGAGGAGGAGCTTTTGGTAGCCGTTTCCAGGATTTAGATCCTAATAACATTGAGTCAGTAAACGTTCTAAAGGGAGCAGCGGCAGCTGCCTTATATGGTACCAGAGCTGCGAATGGAGTAATCGTAATTACTACTAAGACAGGATCTTCAGGTGCTAGTAAAAAAGGACTAGAGATTTCTTACACAGGTAACTTTGCCATGGAAGAGGTTGCAAACCTTCCTGATTACCAAAATTCGTATGGAACGGGAACGAACTTCAACTATCAGCAAGTGAATGGATCATGGGGAGCACCATTTGTTGGAGCGAAGCCTTATGCGACTACTACTGAGATTCCACACTGGTATGATGGAGTGATAGGTCTTGAGGAGTTTTGGGGTACAACAGTACCATACAGAGCTTATCCCGATAACGTGAAAGATTTCTTTCAGACAGGAACATTTCTTGAGAACTCATTAAGAGTATCGGGAGGTAATGAGAAAGCTCAAAGTACATTAGTTGTATCGAGAGCGAAGCAGGAGGGTATAGTGCCCAACACTCAGTTTAATCGTACAAACGTTAGTTTAGGAGGTCAGACTCAGTTGGACAACGGACTTAACGTAGGTGGTAATTTACAATATACTTCTTCCGTTCAAGAGTCGTTCCAGGGAGGAGCCAACAATGCGATTGGTAATGGTTCTGCTTTTGCCAGAACGTTGTATTTAGGACGTAACTGGGATTTACACGGCCAGCCTTTCCAGAACCCATTAACAAATGCATCTGTATTTATGGTTGGTCCAGGTCAGGCTGATAACCCTTTATGGTCTGTTGAGAATGCAGGTATTGAGTCAGAAACAGATCGTTACGTAGCTTCCTTCAACTTGAGCTATGATGTATTGGATTGGTTAAACCTTACTTACCGACTGGGAGTGAATGGCTATAACCAAACCACGACAGATTACTTCCGACCAGGATCAAGAGGAGCTGGTGGATCGGGTCAGATCATCAATGCGTATGATCGATTCCAGGAGATAGAGTCGAACTTTATTGTGACGGTGACTAAGGATATCACTGAAGATATTAGCTTCAGAGGTATATTAGGACATAACATCAACCAGAGAACAGGTGAAGGCCAGCGTTACACGGGTATAGGTTATGTGGATTTCTTTATTAATGATATAGATAACACAAACTCAGTCATTCCATCAGGAGGTACTTTCTTCCAACGAAGATTGATCGGAGCTTATACTGATATGAACTTTGGTTACCGAGACTTTTTGTTCTTGAACTTAACGGCAAGAAATGACTGGTCCTCTACCTTACCTGAGGATAACAGAAGTTTCTTCTACCCAGCGGTGAGTACTTCATTTATCTTCACTGATGCGTTTGATTTACAGTCGAATGTGTTGTCTTTTGGTAAGATCAGAGCAAGTTGGGCCCAGGTGGGTAATGATACAGCGCCTTACCAGATTGTACCGGTATTTTTGTTGAATGCCAATGGTTTGGCCCAGGCAGGAGCTACTGCTTTACCATTTAATGGTACTTCAGGTTCTACGTTATCAAATATTGCAAGAGACCCCAACTTGAAACCGGAGCAAACTTCTGAGTTTGAGTTAGGATTGGAGACTAAGTTCTTCAACAATCGATTAGGTCTTGATGTGGCTGTGTACGAGCGAACATCTACGGATCAGATTGTACAGGTAGCCATTCCAGCTGAGACAGGATTTACTTCGTTGTTAACGAATGGTGGTGAGTTGAGTAACACGGGTATTGAGCTTACGTTAACGGCTACTCCATTGAAGTTGAGTAATGGATTCCAGTGGGATTTTGTAGGTACGTTTACTCATAATAAGAACGTGATTGAGTCATTACGACCAGGTTCTGATGAATTGGTATTAGGTAATACTTTTGCAGGATCTGTGCAATCAGTACATCTTCCTGGTGAAGAGTATGGTTTGATCCGAGGAAGTGTGAACTCACGTGACGATGAAGGTAATTTATTAATTGATCCGGCTAACGGGCAGTTGATTCCGGCATTGAATCCTGAGATTATAGGCAACCCGAACCCTGATTTCATTGTGGGTATAACGAACTCATTCAGCTGGAAAGGGCTATCGTTGTCAGCAGTACTTGACTGGAGACAAGGAGGAGATTTGTATTCGGTAACGAACCTTTCTTTATTGGGTAGAGGTGTAACCAAGGACACTGAGGACAGGGAAGTTAATAAGATCATCCCAGGAGTTTATGGTGATCCTAACACGAATGAACCTATCCGTGATGAGAATGGTGACAAGATACCAAACACCACGATGGTGGAAGTAAACACCCTTTACTTCGGTCAGTCATTTGCGATTAATGGTCAGGATGAGTGGTCTATTTGGGATGCGACCGTAGTTCGCTTGAGAGAGGTAACATTGGGCTATACGCTTCCAAAATCTTTATTGGAGAAGACTCCATTTGGATCGGCTAAGGTGACTTTATCAGGTAGAAACTTATGGTATAATGCCCCTAATTTCCCAGAGGCGTCAAATTTTGATCCAGAGGTAAGCCAGTTTGGAAACACCAACTTGCAAGGATACGAGTTTACTTCAGCGCCTTCGACAAGAAGATATGGTGTAACAGTTAACTTAACTTTTTAA
- a CDS encoding OmpA family protein: MWKIHLIICCLFFCAYQSIAQSRLSTKSKKAAELYYEADNYRVRGQYNQAISLLEQSIQKDKKFHEAYFRLATIYKAQGDLTKAESLFLNVIELKGENNGPSYFELGELYLRKNDYKQAIDYINKYLAYNPRNSQRVMEANTILSNAQFAIENNKREVSFNPKPLSDTVNAFAMQYFPVVTVDGQSLIFTRRLGDTPNDDEDLVICKLDSNGQWSAPESISSNINSQFNEGTCTISADGRVLIFTSCYGRNGYGSCDLYISEKEGGVWSVPENLGPNINSRYWESQPSLSADGRTLYFISNRPNGLGGRDIWVSYKDDSEVWSKPKNMGPLVNTVQEEVSPFIHPNGLILYYATNGLPGFGGFDLYSSQRDNDSWSKPVNIGSPINNGEDQVSLFITSRGDKGYYSNESLNSEKKGVLYEFELSEIYELENKASYVQGIVRDAETKSPLKAKIELFDLSQDERLSVVYSDSVTGEYLMVLTEGSEYALYANAKSYLFNTYTFKMELNNDSEPVAMDIYLSPIKENVSTRLNNIFFDTDSYSLKDNSKTELKKIISFLKDNPKVRIEIVGHTDNDGNDSYNQELSLKRAESVVEYLKNAGIDQSRLYFKGKGASNPLVPNTTEENKSLNRRIEFKIVEF; encoded by the coding sequence ATGTGGAAAATACACCTTATTATATGTTGTCTATTTTTTTGTGCTTATCAGTCAATAGCTCAATCACGTCTTAGTACAAAATCAAAGAAAGCAGCTGAGCTATATTACGAAGCTGATAATTATAGGGTTAGAGGTCAGTATAATCAAGCGATTAGCCTTTTAGAGCAATCCATTCAAAAAGACAAAAAATTTCATGAGGCTTACTTTAGGCTTGCCACCATATATAAGGCTCAAGGGGATCTTACAAAAGCCGAATCTCTTTTTCTCAATGTCATTGAATTAAAAGGAGAAAATAATGGGCCCTCTTATTTCGAATTAGGAGAACTGTATTTAAGAAAGAATGACTATAAGCAAGCCATTGATTACATAAATAAGTATCTGGCATATAATCCAAGAAACTCTCAAAGAGTTATGGAAGCAAATACGATTCTATCCAATGCACAGTTTGCAATTGAAAATAATAAAAGGGAGGTGTCATTTAACCCGAAGCCCTTATCAGATACGGTCAACGCTTTTGCAATGCAGTATTTTCCTGTAGTTACTGTTGATGGTCAGTCCTTAATATTTACTAGAAGATTAGGAGATACTCCAAATGATGACGAGGACTTGGTTATTTGTAAACTAGACTCTAATGGCCAATGGTCTGCCCCTGAATCAATTTCATCCAACATAAATTCTCAGTTCAATGAAGGTACTTGTACGATTTCTGCAGATGGCCGAGTATTAATTTTTACTTCGTGCTACGGCAGAAATGGATATGGAAGCTGTGATTTATATATAAGTGAAAAGGAAGGTGGCGTTTGGTCAGTGCCAGAAAATTTGGGGCCTAATATAAATTCCAGGTATTGGGAATCCCAACCGAGCCTTTCGGCTGATGGTAGAACCCTTTATTTTATATCTAACAGACCAAACGGATTAGGGGGTCGCGACATTTGGGTTTCATATAAAGATGATTCGGAGGTTTGGTCCAAGCCCAAGAACATGGGCCCACTCGTTAATACAGTACAAGAAGAGGTTTCTCCTTTTATTCATCCTAACGGACTCATATTATATTATGCAACTAACGGCCTGCCTGGTTTTGGTGGGTTCGACCTATATAGTTCACAAAGAGATAATGACAGTTGGTCGAAACCTGTTAATATAGGCTCACCTATTAATAATGGTGAAGATCAGGTTTCCCTATTTATTACTTCGAGAGGTGACAAAGGTTATTACTCTAATGAATCATTAAACTCTGAGAAGAAAGGCGTTCTCTATGAATTTGAATTGTCTGAAATTTATGAATTAGAGAATAAGGCCTCTTATGTACAAGGAATTGTGCGCGATGCAGAAACAAAATCCCCACTTAAAGCAAAAATTGAATTATTTGATTTGTCACAAGATGAAAGGTTGTCAGTCGTGTATTCAGATTCTGTTACTGGTGAATACTTGATGGTCCTTACCGAGGGCTCCGAATATGCATTATATGCAAACGCAAAATCATACCTATTTAATACATATACATTTAAGATGGAGTTGAATAACGACTCCGAGCCAGTAGCAATGGATATATACTTGAGCCCAATTAAGGAAAATGTTTCTACCAGATTGAATAATATATTTTTCGACACCGATAGTTATAGCCTTAAGGATAACTCTAAGACAGAATTAAAGAAGATAATTTCCTTTTTAAAGGATAATCCAAAGGTTAGGATTGAAATAGTCGGCCATACTGATAACGATGGCAATGATTCTTACAATCAAGAATTGTCGTTGAAAAGAGCTGAAAGCGTTGTTGAATATTTAAAAAATGCAGGAATAGATCAATCCAGGCTATATTTTAAAGGTAAGGGAGCCTCTAACCCATTGGTTCCTAATACTACAGAAGAGAACAAATCTCTTAATAGAAGAATAGAATTTAAAATAGTTGAATTTTAA
- a CDS encoding bifunctional 5,10-methylenetetrahydrofolate dehydrogenase/5,10-methenyltetrahydrofolate cyclohydrolase has protein sequence MSATILDGRKVSREIEEEIKSEVDALKAKNKKAPHLAAILVGDDGASQTYVNNKIKACKRVGFEYTLLNFPTTISESKLMTEIERINADEDIDGLIVQLPLPDHISASKVTDRILPHKDVDGFTNENYGRITSKHPGLLPATPFGIVELLKRYKVDIKGKHCVMVGNSRTVGAPMSSIMAYHENATVTVCHIHTVDLAHYTKQADILIVATGKPALITGDMVKEGVAVVDVGITRIPTEDNERGYILSGDVNFEEVEKKASFITPVPGGVGPMTIASLLMNTLKAATTKSTITTEI, from the coding sequence ATGTCGGCTACAATACTAGACGGAAGAAAGGTTTCCAGAGAAATTGAAGAAGAAATCAAATCGGAAGTTGATGCGTTAAAAGCAAAAAATAAAAAAGCTCCACACCTGGCCGCAATTCTAGTAGGTGATGACGGTGCCAGCCAGACATATGTAAACAATAAAATTAAAGCGTGTAAACGGGTAGGTTTCGAATATACCCTACTTAATTTTCCTACTACAATTTCAGAATCAAAACTGATGACTGAGATTGAACGGATAAATGCCGATGAAGATATTGATGGTCTGATTGTGCAACTTCCACTCCCTGATCATATTTCGGCATCAAAAGTGACGGATAGAATACTACCACATAAAGATGTTGATGGCTTTACGAACGAAAACTATGGTCGTATTACTTCCAAGCATCCGGGATTGCTTCCGGCCACACCTTTCGGTATTGTGGAACTGCTTAAAAGGTATAAGGTAGATATTAAAGGAAAACATTGCGTGATGGTAGGCAACAGCCGAACTGTTGGCGCACCCATGAGTTCTATAATGGCCTACCACGAAAATGCCACCGTAACAGTTTGTCATATACATACGGTCGACTTAGCACATTACACTAAGCAGGCCGATATATTAATAGTAGCTACTGGCAAGCCGGCACTAATAACAGGCGACATGGTTAAAGAAGGCGTAGCAGTAGTGGATGTGGGCATCACACGAATTCCTACAGAAGATAATGAAAGAGGCTATATACTTAGTGGTGATGTTAATTTTGAAGAAGTGGAAAAGAAAGCGTCTTTTATTACTCCAGTTCCTGGTGGCGTTGGACCGATGACAATCGCCTCACTTCTTATGAATACCCTAAAGGCAGCAACAACAAAAAGCACTATTACTACAGAAATATAA
- the lepA gene encoding translation elongation factor 4 yields the protein MKNIRNFCIIAHIDHGKSTLADRLLQATGTVSDRDMQEQLLDDMDLERERGITIKSHAIQMDYKFNGEDYTLNLIDTPGHVDFSYEVSRSIAACEGALLIVDAAQGIEAQTISNLYLALEHDLEIIPVLNKIDLPSAMPEEVTDQIVELIGCAPESVIHASAKEGIGIDNILSAIIERIPAPKGDPEEPLQAMIFDSVFNPFRGIEVYFRVFNGTLKKGEKVKFVNTNKTYEADEIGVLKLKQQPKNSISAGNVGYIISGIKVAKEVKVGDTITHVDRPCKAVKGFENVKPMVFAGIYPVDTSEFEELRASMEKLQLNDASLIWEPETSAALGFGFRCGFLGMLHMEIVQERLEREFDMTVITTVPSVQFHAVKTDGSVYNINAPSEMPEPNTVSHIEEPFIRAQIISKADYIGNIISLCIDKRGIIKNQVYLTSNRVELTFELPLAEIVFDFFDKLKTLSRGYASLDYELIGYRQSSMVKLDIMLNSEKVDALSAIVHRDKAYEWGKRLCEKLKDLIPRQMFEIAIQASIGTKIIARETVKAMRKNVLAKCYGGDISRKRKLLEKQKKGKKRMRQVGNVEIPQEAFMAVLKLD from the coding sequence ATGAAAAACATTAGAAATTTTTGCATCATAGCACACATCGACCATGGCAAGAGCACGTTGGCAGATAGGCTATTGCAGGCGACAGGTACCGTGAGTGATAGGGATATGCAAGAGCAGTTGCTGGATGATATGGACTTGGAGCGTGAGCGAGGGATAACCATTAAGTCGCATGCCATTCAAATGGATTACAAATTTAATGGTGAAGATTATACTCTAAATTTGATTGACACCCCGGGACACGTAGATTTTTCTTATGAGGTCTCTCGTTCCATCGCAGCATGCGAAGGAGCACTACTAATTGTAGATGCAGCTCAGGGTATCGAGGCTCAAACAATCTCCAATTTATATTTAGCATTAGAGCACGATCTGGAGATTATTCCAGTCTTAAATAAAATTGATTTACCTAGTGCCATGCCGGAGGAGGTTACAGACCAGATTGTTGAATTAATTGGCTGTGCCCCTGAATCAGTTATCCATGCCAGTGCGAAAGAGGGTATAGGTATCGATAACATTCTTTCTGCAATTATAGAAAGAATCCCTGCTCCAAAAGGTGATCCTGAAGAACCATTACAGGCTATGATCTTTGATTCTGTGTTTAATCCTTTCAGAGGCATTGAGGTTTATTTCCGAGTGTTTAATGGAACACTGAAGAAAGGAGAGAAGGTAAAGTTTGTAAATACCAATAAAACCTATGAAGCCGATGAGATTGGGGTATTAAAATTGAAGCAACAACCAAAGAATTCAATTAGTGCCGGGAATGTGGGTTATATCATATCAGGTATTAAAGTCGCCAAAGAAGTTAAGGTGGGTGATACGATAACACACGTAGATCGTCCCTGTAAGGCAGTGAAAGGTTTTGAGAATGTGAAGCCGATGGTTTTTGCCGGAATCTATCCTGTGGATACTAGTGAATTTGAGGAGTTGAGAGCCTCTATGGAGAAGCTTCAATTAAATGATGCTTCGTTAATATGGGAACCTGAAACTTCAGCGGCATTAGGGTTTGGATTCAGGTGTGGATTCCTTGGAATGCTGCACATGGAAATTGTTCAGGAAAGACTCGAGCGTGAGTTTGATATGACAGTGATCACTACCGTTCCCTCAGTTCAATTTCATGCTGTAAAAACGGATGGTTCAGTGTATAATATTAATGCACCATCAGAAATGCCTGAGCCAAATACGGTTTCTCATATTGAAGAGCCATTTATTAGAGCTCAAATCATAAGTAAGGCAGATTACATCGGTAATATAATAAGCCTGTGTATCGATAAGCGAGGTATTATTAAGAATCAGGTTTATCTCACTTCCAATAGAGTTGAATTAACATTTGAATTGCCATTGGCTGAGATCGTTTTTGATTTCTTCGATAAATTGAAAACATTATCTCGTGGTTATGCCTCATTGGATTATGAGCTTATCGGATACAGGCAGTCATCGATGGTTAAACTGGATATCATGTTAAATAGTGAGAAAGTGGATGCACTTTCTGCTATCGTTCATAGAGATAAAGCCTACGAGTGGGGAAAACGCCTGTGTGAAAAACTAAAGGATTTGATTCCTCGTCAAATGTTTGAAATAGCAATACAGGCTTCTATCGGTACCAAAATTATCGCCAGAGAAACTGTAAAGGCAATGCGAAAAAACGTTTTGGCAAAATGTTATGGGGGTGATATTTCAAGGAAGCGTAAATTATTAGAGAAGCAAAAGAAAGGTAAAAAAAGAATGCGTCAGGTAGGAAATGTTGAAATTCCTCAAGAGGCATTCATGGCAGTACTTAAATTAGATTGA
- a CDS encoding DUF4924 family protein — translation MNIAEKKRQNNIAEYIIHMYQSEDLIRAFECDIDKVKEYVLKHIPTEGTTKKELEHWYQQLLERMQHENILSSGHLKETHEIVAQLDELKQELVHNDEEFKSIYTKAESHIQQMLQLAEGKINSEVQICLNGVYGLLIAKINGRDIPDEFRESIEEFGNVLSYLSYKYKQKHFLSNN, via the coding sequence ATGAACATTGCTGAGAAGAAAAGACAGAATAATATTGCCGAATACATCATTCACATGTATCAGTCTGAAGACTTAATAAGAGCCTTTGAATGTGATATCGATAAAGTGAAAGAATATGTACTAAAACACATTCCAACAGAAGGTACTACCAAGAAAGAGTTAGAGCATTGGTATCAGCAACTATTGGAGAGAATGCAGCATGAGAATATACTCAGCAGTGGGCACCTTAAAGAAACTCATGAAATTGTGGCGCAATTAGATGAGCTCAAACAAGAGTTAGTTCATAATGACGAAGAATTTAAATCGATATACACAAAAGCAGAAAGCCATATTCAACAAATGCTCCAACTGGCCGAAGGTAAAATTAACAGTGAAGTGCAAATTTGCCTCAATGGGGTATATGGTTTATTAATTGCTAAAATTAACGGTAGAGATATTCCGGATGAGTTTAGAGAATCAATTGAGGAGTTTGGAAATGTACTCTCCTACTTAAGCTATAAATACAAGCAGAAGCACTTTTTAAGCAATAACTAG
- a CDS encoding class I SAM-dependent methyltransferase, with the protein MTSRKEQKNTYPDLTPFDAALHDLYYNGKCSELTLHNNYGNPEIMPVEVFFREEYDFTELEKKALSLCKGKILDIGAGAGALTLNLNNNGHDVTAVETSEVGCYIMAHEGAKNIICDDYRNIEEKFDTLLLMMNGFGLCEKLENIPIFFSSLKSLLNSGGRVIVDSSDVKYMADEMPKDRYYGEVEFCYEYESILGEWFNWLYIDPILLQSEAKKNDWHCEIVFTDEHDQYLAILKPNNYN; encoded by the coding sequence GTGACATCAAGAAAAGAGCAGAAAAATACTTATCCTGATTTGACTCCCTTTGATGCTGCACTTCATGACCTGTACTATAACGGCAAGTGCTCAGAATTAACGCTTCATAATAACTATGGAAATCCTGAAATTATGCCGGTTGAGGTGTTTTTCAGAGAGGAATATGACTTTACAGAACTTGAGAAAAAAGCCTTGAGTTTATGTAAGGGCAAAATCTTAGATATTGGTGCAGGAGCCGGAGCTTTAACACTAAACCTAAATAATAACGGACATGATGTCACAGCGGTGGAGACATCTGAAGTAGGCTGTTACATTATGGCTCATGAAGGTGCTAAAAACATCATTTGCGATGATTATCGAAACATCGAAGAAAAATTCGACACGCTACTGTTAATGATGAACGGGTTTGGATTGTGCGAAAAGTTAGAGAATATTCCTATTTTCTTCAGCAGCCTAAAATCACTTTTAAATAGCGGAGGTCGGGTAATTGTAGATTCTAGTGATGTAAAATATATGGCCGATGAAATGCCTAAGGATAGGTATTACGGTGAGGTAGAGTTCTGCTATGAGTACGAAAGTATTCTTGGGGAATGGTTTAATTGGTTATACATTGATCCAATTCTGCTACAATCAGAGGCCAAGAAGAATGACTGGCATTGCGAAATAGTTTTTACTGATGAGCATGATCAATACTTAGCAATTTTAAAACCCAATAATTACAACTAG
- a CDS encoding TerB family tellurite resistance protein, with protein sequence MPLKENPHLNILVMMAKIDGETDQAELELIRQIGASSNVSSEDIEAIIDQTRAEHNIPSIEHFTREQKVELMTNLVMVMKIDGRIDKEEMKFCWQVIKKLGYNEEALFDLVSTTYLDPSKAVDKSDIKKRAEKYLS encoded by the coding sequence ATGCCCTTAAAAGAAAATCCGCATTTAAATATTTTGGTAATGATGGCCAAAATTGATGGTGAAACCGATCAGGCTGAGTTGGAATTAATCAGACAAATTGGGGCTTCTTCAAATGTTTCTTCTGAAGACATTGAGGCAATAATAGATCAGACAAGAGCTGAACATAACATTCCATCTATTGAACATTTCACCAGAGAGCAAAAAGTCGAACTAATGACCAACCTTGTGATGGTGATGAAAATTGACGGCAGAATTGATAAAGAAGAAATGAAATTTTGTTGGCAAGTCATCAAAAAATTAGGTTACAATGAAGAAGCACTGTTTGATTTAGTTTCTACAACCTATTTGGATCCATCCAAGGCGGTAGACAAGAGTGACATCAAGAAAAGAGCAGAAAAATACTTATCCTGA
- a CDS encoding acyl carrier protein phosphodiesterase, translating to MNFLAHIYLSGDNQKLMVGNFMGDFVKGSSFDHYDDLLVKGIWLHRAIDEYTDQHEVVHKSKDRLRAKYRHYSGVIVDVFYDHFLAKNWSDYHTTDLLTFTQNAYSILSNFKNIMPAKAQYVLPYMMDGNWLYHYAKTEGIHRSLSGMARRTKFNSKMDEAVNDLNDHYTEFESEFKLFFEDLKEFCSDWIAKELA from the coding sequence ATGAACTTTCTCGCTCACATATACCTATCTGGCGATAACCAAAAACTAATGGTTGGAAACTTTATGGGTGACTTCGTGAAAGGCAGCAGTTTTGATCATTATGACGATCTGCTTGTAAAAGGTATATGGCTGCATAGAGCTATTGATGAATACACAGATCAGCATGAAGTTGTGCACAAAAGTAAGGATCGGTTGAGAGCAAAATACAGGCATTACTCAGGGGTGATTGTAGATGTTTTTTACGATCATTTTCTTGCCAAAAATTGGTCAGATTATCATACTACAGATTTGCTGACATTCACTCAAAACGCCTACTCAATATTATCCAACTTTAAGAACATTATGCCGGCTAAAGCTCAATACGTTTTACCATATATGATGGATGGAAATTGGCTTTACCACTATGCAAAAACAGAGGGTATTCACAGATCACTTTCAGGTATGGCAAGAAGAACCAAATTTAACTCTAAAATGGATGAAGCTGTGAATGATTTGAATGACCATTACACTGAATTTGAAAGTGAATTCAAACTCTTTTTTGAGGACCTAAAAGAATTCTGTTCCGATTGGATAGCTAAGGAATTGGCCTAA